A stretch of the Procambarus clarkii isolate CNS0578487 chromosome 47, FALCON_Pclarkii_2.0, whole genome shotgun sequence genome encodes the following:
- the CSN8 gene encoding COP9 signalosome complex subunit 8 produces MADLNYDKIGEELEKQELDAPNGVPPAHVYEQLLTIYLLQNDLTGAKFLWKRIPSSTKNATPELALIWEVGQHLWQRDLPAVYAALKQEWSITVKDIMKAVHDHVRQRAVDLVARAYTSISAEDFAQLVGMTVDEAVIAAKGHGWGYDEPTRMILPVPQAPQPHTPTPSEEQLRRLADYVSFLEN; encoded by the exons atggctgacctcaacTACGATAAAATTGGCGAGGAACTCGAAAAACAGGAGTTAGat gCTCCTAATGGGGTTCCTCCAGCACATGTGTATGAGCAGCTTCTTACTATCTACTTGCTACAAAATGATCT TACTGGAGCCAAATTTCTCTGGAAGCGTATACCTTCAAGCACCAAGAATGCTACACCAGAACTTGCCCTTATATGGGAGGTTGGTCAGCACCTATGGCAGCGGGATCTTCCAGCTGTGTATGCCGCCCTCAAGCAAGAGTGGTCAATAACTGTTAAGGACATCATGAAGGCTGTGCATG ATCATGTACGTCAGAGAGCTGTGGATCTTGTTGCACGCGCTTATACATCCATTAGTGCTGAAGACTTTGCTCAGTTAGTTGGTATGACTGTAGATGAAGCAGTGATAGCAGCAAAAGGACATGGTTGGGGATATGATGAGCCAACACGAATGATCCTCCCTGTTCCACAAGCTCCTCAACCGCATACCCCAACACCATCAGAAGAGCAGCTGCGTAGACTCGCAGACTATGTTTCTTTTTTGGAAAACTAG